The Atribacterota bacterium genome contains the following window.
TATCAATTTGAAAAATGTCTTTTGCCATCTCTGCACCAACATAAGCATGCCAAATTTTAGGAATATTTTTTTCCACCTCGTTAAGTTTAATCTCGTATTTTTTTATTAAGTTATTTAAATCATCATAAGAATAATCTTTGGCACAATCATGAATTAATCCCGAAATTTTGACACTTTCAGCTGGTAAATCATAATATTCAGCAATTTTTTCTGCTACTAAACTTACTCTATAAGCATGTTGATATCTAGTCTTTTTCATTATTTTTTTTAACTTTCTTTCAATCTTTTCAAGATTCATTATAATAATATTGCCTTTCCCTTACTTCTTTACAATGTATACTTTCACAGTATTAATATTATATGTATAATTTATGGTTATAAATATATTCCCTTACTTCATCTAAAACAATATATTTAATACTTAAACCATTTCTTACACGATATCTAACATCTGTGGAAGAAATAGCCAAAGCTGGTATTTCCATAATTTTTAAAACTTTTTTAAAATTATCATGTAGCTTATTCAGAGCATATCCAGGTCTAGTAGCTGCCACAAACTGACATAGTTTTAATAATTCATCTTTTTGGAACCAACTATCGATTTCTAAAAACGCATCTGCGCCGGTAATAAAAAAAATGTTAGCTTCCCATCCATAGATTTTGCGAAATTCTTTAATGGTATCAATGGTATAAGATGGACCTGGGCGATTTACTTCAATTTCAGACACCTCAAAATAGGGATTACCTTCAATAGCCAGATAAGTCATTTTTAATCGATGTTTAATATCAGAAACTTGCTCATTTCTTTTATGTGTTGGTTGAAGACAGGGAACAAATATAACTTTTTCTAAATTTAATTTTATTCTTGCCTCTTCCGCAGTGAATAAATGTCCTATATGAATAGGATCAAACACTCCACCCATAATTCCTAATCTTAAATCCTTCTCTCCAGTGGATGTTT
Protein-coding sequences here:
- the nadD gene encoding nicotinate-nucleotide adenylyltransferase, whose translation is MENKQKERNETSTGEKDLRLGIMGGVFDPIHIGHLFTAEEARIKLNLEKVIFVPCLQPTHKRNEQVSDIKHRLKMTYLAIEGNPYFEVSEIEVNRPGPSYTIDTIKEFRKIYGWEANIFFITGADAFLEIDSWFQKDELLKLCQFVAATRPGYALNKLHDNFKKVLKIMEIPALAISSTDVRYRVRNGLSIKYIVLDEVREYIYNHKLYI